In Rhodococcus rhodochrous, a single genomic region encodes these proteins:
- a CDS encoding 1,6-dihydroxycyclohexa-2,4-diene-1-carboxylate dehydrogenase, with the protein MTETKIFPGRFDGRCLTITGAAQGIGLAVATRIAAEGGEVVLVDRADLVHEVAEQLREAGGKAHSVTADLETFEGAEEAISHAVRTTGRIDVLINVVGGTIWAKPYEHYAPEEIEKEIRRSLFPTLWTCRAAAPHLIERRAGTIVNVSSVATRGVNRVPYSAAKGGVNAVTASLALELAPYGVRVVATAPGGTVAPERRIARGPSPQSEQEKAWYQQIVDQTVDSSLLKRYGTLDEQAAAICFLASEEASYITGTVLPVAGGDLG; encoded by the coding sequence ATGACCGAGACGAAGATCTTCCCGGGCCGGTTCGACGGCCGGTGCCTGACGATCACCGGCGCCGCGCAGGGCATCGGTCTCGCGGTGGCGACGCGCATCGCCGCCGAGGGCGGTGAGGTCGTGCTCGTCGACCGCGCGGATCTCGTCCACGAGGTGGCCGAGCAGCTGCGCGAGGCCGGCGGCAAGGCACATTCGGTGACGGCGGATCTCGAGACCTTCGAGGGCGCGGAGGAGGCGATCTCCCACGCGGTCCGCACCACCGGCCGCATCGATGTGTTGATCAACGTCGTCGGCGGCACGATCTGGGCCAAGCCGTACGAGCACTACGCGCCGGAGGAGATCGAGAAGGAGATCCGGCGGTCGCTGTTCCCCACCCTGTGGACGTGCCGCGCCGCCGCTCCCCATCTGATCGAGCGCCGCGCCGGCACGATCGTGAACGTCTCGTCGGTCGCAACCCGCGGCGTCAACCGCGTGCCGTATTCGGCGGCGAAGGGTGGGGTCAACGCGGTCACCGCGTCGCTGGCCCTCGAGCTCGCCCCCTACGGGGTCCGCGTGGTGGCGACCGCACCGGGCGGCACCGTCGCTCCGGAGCGACGGATCGCGCGCGGTCCGTCGCCGCAGTCCGAGCAGGAGAAGGCCTGGTACCAGCAGATCGTGGACCAGACCGTCGACTCCTCGCTGCTCAAGCGGTACGGCACGCTCGACGAGCAGGCCGCCGCAATCTGTTTCCTGGCCTCCGAGGAGGCCTCCTACATCACCGGCACGGTTCTTCCCGTCGCCGGCGGCGACCTGGGCTGA
- a CDS encoding MFS transporter, translated as MTHATQTWASPQHRRSVVWIVALATLAIIFDGYDLVVYGTVLPTLMADPTQLGEISAQQGGALGSYALIGVMVGALLTGAFGDRVGRRKMMLINIVWFSVGMGAAAFSTSITMFGAFRFFTGIGVGGLVATAGAVVAEFAPPGKRNLFNAIVYSGVPAGGVLASLLAILLRDAIGWRGLFLIGALPLIVLLPLALMKLPESPAWLQSRGRSEEAQQVCAKFGFPLPSAAPVASTEKIGFAALATRKYALGTGLLGMMSFAGLLLTYGLNTWLPKIMADAGYNANGSLAFLLVLNGGAIIGGLLASKVADGRGPQSVIVTTFFLAAVALVLLTLGFPLPVLLTAVAIAGVGTIGTQVLIYGFVSNYYDTPARAAGVAWCAGFGRLGGIVGPVIGGLLIGAGFANNVNFYIFAGIALAGGLVTWFVPRPAVTVSPVRSSDRPAPTTVDV; from the coding sequence ATGACCCACGCCACGCAGACCTGGGCCAGTCCACAACATCGGCGCAGCGTGGTCTGGATCGTCGCGCTCGCCACCCTCGCGATCATCTTCGACGGCTACGACCTCGTCGTGTACGGCACCGTCCTCCCGACCCTGATGGCCGATCCGACCCAGCTCGGGGAGATCTCCGCCCAGCAGGGTGGTGCCCTCGGCTCCTACGCCCTGATCGGCGTCATGGTCGGCGCGCTGCTGACCGGCGCGTTCGGTGACCGCGTCGGTCGCCGCAAGATGATGTTGATCAACATCGTCTGGTTCTCCGTCGGCATGGGTGCGGCGGCCTTCTCCACGAGCATCACGATGTTCGGTGCGTTCCGCTTCTTCACCGGCATCGGCGTCGGTGGTCTCGTCGCCACCGCCGGAGCCGTGGTCGCCGAGTTCGCGCCTCCCGGCAAGCGCAACCTGTTCAACGCCATCGTCTACAGCGGCGTCCCCGCCGGTGGTGTCCTGGCCTCGCTGCTCGCGATCCTGCTGCGCGACGCCATCGGCTGGCGCGGGCTGTTCCTCATCGGCGCCTTGCCGCTGATCGTCCTGCTCCCGCTGGCACTGATGAAGCTTCCCGAGTCGCCGGCCTGGCTGCAGTCGCGGGGACGGTCCGAGGAGGCGCAGCAGGTGTGCGCGAAGTTCGGTTTCCCGCTGCCGTCCGCGGCACCTGTCGCCTCCACCGAGAAGATCGGTTTCGCGGCACTCGCGACGCGGAAGTACGCCCTCGGTACGGGACTGCTCGGCATGATGAGCTTCGCCGGTCTGCTGCTCACCTATGGCCTCAACACGTGGCTGCCGAAGATCATGGCCGACGCCGGCTACAACGCCAACGGCTCGCTCGCCTTCCTGCTCGTCCTCAACGGCGGCGCCATCATCGGCGGCCTGCTCGCCTCGAAGGTCGCCGACGGCCGCGGACCGCAGTCCGTCATCGTCACCACTTTCTTCCTCGCGGCCGTGGCCCTGGTGCTGCTGACCCTCGGCTTCCCGCTGCCGGTACTGCTCACCGCCGTCGCGATCGCCGGTGTCGGAACGATCGGCACCCAGGTGCTCATCTACGGGTTCGTGTCCAACTACTACGACACTCCCGCACGCGCCGCAGGCGTGGCGTGGTGCGCCGGTTTCGGTCGCCTGGGCGGCATCGTCGGCCCGGTCATCGGCGGTCTGCTCATCGGTGCGGGCTTCGCGAACAACGTGAACTTCTACATCTTCGCGGGTATCGCGCTTGCCGGTGGTCTGGTCACCTGGTTCGTGCCCCGTCCGGCCGTCACCGTCTCGCCGGTCCGCAGTTCCGACCGGCCCGCGCCGACTACCGTGGATGTGTGA
- a CDS encoding 2Fe-2S iron-sulfur cluster-binding protein: protein MSYTLIAGTGVAPCEPGRTVLEAFLRNGNWMPNSCNQGTCGTCKIKVLDGELDHRNSPEETLTADELAAGFVLACQATPRGDVVFETPATEESAGTHVLRDVVATVAEVRDIAADTRKVLLTADEPLEFSAGQYVEVTVPGTEVRRQYSLANPPSEAKQFELHLRRQPGGVASGWVFERIEVGERVAVTGPYGDFTFDPEGTGPIVLLGGGTGLAPLEAIVRQALSLVPDRQILLYHGVRTCSDLYDVDVLRELETRHPGFRYTTCVSRESGGDREGYVTDAFLEDVASAKEFTGYICGSEAFVEASVKAFKRRRMSPRRIRRERFTPAG from the coding sequence ATGTCGTACACACTGATCGCGGGCACCGGCGTCGCTCCCTGCGAACCCGGCCGGACAGTGCTGGAAGCGTTCCTGCGCAACGGCAACTGGATGCCCAACTCCTGCAACCAGGGCACCTGCGGCACCTGCAAGATCAAGGTCCTCGACGGCGAACTCGATCATCGGAACTCGCCGGAGGAGACGCTCACCGCCGACGAACTCGCGGCCGGATTCGTCCTCGCATGCCAGGCCACCCCGCGCGGCGACGTCGTCTTCGAGACCCCCGCAACGGAGGAATCCGCCGGCACGCATGTGCTGCGCGACGTCGTCGCCACGGTCGCCGAGGTGCGCGACATCGCCGCCGACACGCGCAAGGTGTTGCTCACCGCCGACGAACCGCTCGAATTCTCGGCCGGGCAGTACGTGGAGGTGACGGTTCCCGGGACCGAGGTCCGCCGGCAGTACTCGCTCGCGAATCCGCCCTCCGAGGCCAAGCAGTTCGAACTGCACCTCCGCCGGCAACCCGGTGGAGTCGCGAGTGGGTGGGTCTTCGAGCGCATCGAGGTGGGTGAACGAGTCGCCGTCACCGGCCCGTACGGCGACTTCACCTTCGATCCGGAGGGCACCGGCCCGATCGTCCTGCTCGGCGGTGGGACGGGCCTCGCCCCGCTCGAGGCGATCGTCCGGCAGGCGCTCTCCCTCGTCCCCGACCGGCAGATCCTGCTCTACCACGGGGTCCGTACCTGCTCGGACCTGTACGACGTCGACGTCCTCCGCGAACTGGAGACCCGCCATCCCGGCTTCCGCTACACCACCTGTGTGAGCAGGGAGAGCGGCGGAGACCGCGAGGGCTACGTCACCGACGCCTTCCTCGAGGACGTCGCGTCCGCGAAGGAGTTCACCGGTTACATCTGCGGATCGGAGGCGTTCGTGGAGGCATCGGTGAAGGCGTTCAAGCGTCGCCGCATGTCGCCGCGGCGCATCCGGCGCGAACGGTTCACCCCGGCCGGCTGA
- a CDS encoding helix-turn-helix transcriptional regulator encodes MSVPEIEDWDDASRVVADVYFPHRLADLGKVDRPELELVSADLGGVTIGRMSWGADVAIECDYPGAYEVNIPLSGRLESQGRSGTVVSEPGSATVFRADTPSLITRWDAECSVLGIKFDRDHLEREADRILGGPLRSRLELPDRLDLRGSAQEWHRLVASLSEQLAGPTRVLTNPLVSAQLGGAVTTAFVLAVAPADEMSPAPRPGMVRRVLNALQEDPGRVWTAADMAEIAGTSVRRLQEAFSEYVGSSPSACLRDIRLDRAHADLAAGGITVADVAFRWGFSHPGRFAAAFRKRYGVTPTEILRG; translated from the coding sequence GTGAGTGTGCCCGAGATCGAGGACTGGGACGACGCCTCGCGCGTCGTGGCGGACGTGTACTTCCCGCACCGGTTGGCGGACCTCGGAAAGGTGGATCGTCCTGAGCTCGAATTGGTCTCGGCCGATCTCGGAGGTGTCACGATCGGTCGGATGAGCTGGGGAGCGGACGTCGCGATCGAATGCGATTATCCGGGCGCCTACGAGGTGAACATACCGCTGAGCGGGCGGCTCGAATCGCAGGGGCGCTCGGGCACCGTCGTCTCCGAACCCGGCTCGGCGACGGTCTTCCGCGCGGACACCCCGTCGCTCATCACACGGTGGGACGCCGAATGTTCGGTCCTCGGAATCAAGTTCGATCGAGATCATCTCGAACGCGAAGCGGACCGCATTCTCGGTGGTCCGTTGCGGTCGCGCCTCGAACTTCCCGACCGCCTCGATCTGCGGGGGTCGGCGCAGGAATGGCACCGTCTCGTGGCATCGCTGAGCGAGCAGCTCGCCGGGCCGACCCGGGTGCTCACGAATCCTCTCGTGTCGGCCCAGCTCGGCGGTGCGGTCACCACGGCCTTCGTCCTGGCGGTCGCGCCGGCCGACGAAATGTCACCGGCACCCCGCCCGGGCATGGTCCGGCGGGTGTTGAACGCTCTGCAGGAGGATCCGGGTCGTGTCTGGACGGCAGCCGACATGGCGGAGATCGCCGGAACCAGTGTGCGCAGGTTGCAGGAGGCGTTCTCCGAGTACGTGGGCAGCAGTCCGTCCGCGTGTCTGCGCGACATCCGGCTCGATCGCGCCCACGCGGATCTCGCTGCGGGGGGAATCACGGTGGCAGATGTAGCTTTTAGGTGGGGTTTCAGCCATCCGGGGCGTTTCGCCGCTGCCTTCCGGAAACGGTACGGCGTCACCCCCACGGAGATCCTGAGGGGTTGA
- the benB gene encoding benzoate 1,2-dioxygenase small subunit: MTAVHEFTQTDIEQFLYREARLLDDREFEQWLECYHPDAEYWMPAWDDAGALTENPQTEISLIYYPNRGGLEDRVFRIRTDRSSATSLPEPRTGHNITNVEILERRGTEIDLRHNWFSLYFRYNTTDTYFGTTFITLDVSGAQPVIKKKKIVLKNDYIHHIVDVYVV, translated from the coding sequence ATGACTGCCGTACACGAATTCACGCAGACCGACATCGAACAGTTCCTCTACCGCGAGGCCCGGCTGCTCGACGACCGCGAGTTCGAGCAGTGGCTCGAGTGCTACCACCCCGACGCCGAGTACTGGATGCCGGCCTGGGACGACGCCGGCGCTCTCACCGAGAACCCGCAGACCGAGATCTCGCTGATCTACTACCCGAACCGCGGTGGCCTCGAGGACCGGGTGTTCCGCATCCGCACCGACCGTTCGTCGGCGACCTCGCTGCCCGAACCCCGCACGGGACACAACATCACCAACGTCGAGATCCTCGAGCGTCGCGGTACCGAGATCGATCTGCGGCACAACTGGTTCTCGTTGTACTTCCGCTACAACACCACCGACACCTACTTCGGGACCACCTTCATCACCCTCGACGTCTCGGGCGCACAGCCGGTGATCAAGAAGAAGAAGATCGTCCTGAAGAACGACTACATCCACCACATCGTCGACGTCTACGTCGTCTAG
- the benA gene encoding benzoate 1,2-dioxygenase large subunit, producing MTDIVEHVRTRLDGALVEDPSTGRYQIRRDVFTDEEIFELEMKHIFEGNWVYLAHESQVPNVGDYFTTYIGRQPVVISRDKEGELHCLINACSHRGAMLCRRKTDNRTTFTCPFHGWTFRNNGKLLKVKDPRDAGYPEQFNTDGSHDLRKVARFESYRGFLFGSLNPDVKSLEDHLGDTTKMIDMLVDQSPEGLEVLRGSSTYTYDGNWKLQAENGADGYHVSATHWNYAATTARRTAGESSNETKAMDAGTWGKQGGGYYSFDHGHLLLWMWWGNPEDRPLYPRKDELAKEFGEKKAEFMVGASRNLCLYPNVYIMDQFSSQIRHFRPISVDKTEVTIYCIAPKGESAESRANRIRQYEDFFNATGMATPDDLEEFRSCQKTYLASAAPWNDMSRGATHILNGPDEVAQDLGMTKVLSSGVKTEDEGLYPIQHGYWLEAMREAIAAESSAADPSAL from the coding sequence ATGACCGACATCGTGGAGCACGTGCGCACTCGCCTCGACGGCGCACTCGTCGAAGACCCGAGCACCGGGCGGTACCAGATCCGCCGTGACGTCTTCACCGACGAGGAGATCTTCGAACTCGAGATGAAGCACATCTTCGAGGGCAACTGGGTGTACCTCGCCCACGAGAGCCAGGTCCCGAACGTCGGTGACTACTTCACCACGTACATCGGCCGCCAGCCCGTCGTCATCAGCCGCGACAAGGAAGGCGAGCTGCACTGCCTGATCAACGCGTGCAGCCACCGCGGTGCGATGCTGTGCCGTCGCAAGACCGACAACCGCACCACCTTCACGTGCCCCTTCCACGGCTGGACGTTCCGCAACAACGGAAAGCTGCTGAAGGTCAAGGATCCCCGCGACGCCGGCTACCCCGAGCAGTTCAACACCGACGGCAGCCACGACCTGCGGAAGGTCGCTCGTTTCGAGAGCTACCGCGGTTTCCTGTTCGGCAGCCTCAATCCCGACGTCAAGTCGCTCGAGGATCACCTCGGCGACACCACGAAGATGATCGACATGCTGGTCGACCAGTCGCCCGAGGGCCTCGAGGTGCTGCGCGGTTCGTCCACCTACACCTACGACGGCAACTGGAAGCTGCAGGCGGAGAACGGTGCCGACGGCTACCACGTCTCGGCCACCCACTGGAACTACGCGGCGACCACCGCGCGTCGCACCGCCGGTGAGTCCAGCAACGAGACCAAGGCGATGGACGCCGGCACCTGGGGCAAGCAGGGCGGCGGCTACTACTCGTTCGACCACGGCCACCTGCTGCTGTGGATGTGGTGGGGCAACCCCGAGGACCGTCCGCTGTACCCGCGCAAGGACGAGCTGGCGAAGGAGTTCGGCGAGAAGAAGGCCGAGTTCATGGTCGGGGCGTCGCGCAACCTGTGCCTGTACCCGAACGTGTACATCATGGACCAGTTCTCCTCGCAGATCCGGCACTTCCGCCCGATCTCCGTGGACAAGACCGAGGTGACGATCTACTGCATCGCACCGAAGGGTGAGAGCGCCGAGTCCCGCGCCAACCGGATCCGTCAGTACGAGGACTTCTTCAACGCGACCGGCATGGCCACCCCGGACGATCTCGAGGAGTTCCGTTCCTGCCAGAAGACCTACCTCGCATCGGCTGCACCCTGGAACGACATGAGCCGCGGCGCAACCCACATCCTCAACGGACCCGACGAGGTCGCTCAGGATCTGGGCATGACGAAGGTGCTGTCGAGCGGTGTGAAGACCGAGGACGAAGGCCTGTACCCGATCCAGCACGGCTACTGGCTCGAAGCGATGCGTGAGGCCATCGCCGCCGAGAGCTCCGCCGCCGACCCGTCCGCGCTCTGA
- the benC gene encoding benzoate 1,2-dioxygenase electron transfer component BenC translates to MAYQVALSFEDGVTRFIKVNPNETVADASYKARINIPLDCRDGACGTCKAFCESGSYDGGDYIEDALTDEEAEQGYCLPCQMMPESDLVVQIASTSDVAKTAAASYSATITDLRRYSESVVGFTVEIDNRDDLVFLPGQYVNIGVPGSDDGTGKPATRSYSFSTGPHENSLAFLVKITEGGLMSEYLRDRAQVGDTLEFTGPFGSFFLRERKRPSLLLAGGTGLAPLLSILSKIEADGSDQPVHLIYGVTFDHDLVELDTLEAYAKRLPNFTFDYCVADEASSAPNKGYVTGLFEPSHLNDGDVDIYLCGPPPMVEAVRNHLSDNGITPTNFYFEKFNTSATPGGATAPAATDAEKAAAEKAAAETGRPVVLENPEPGNYEIGEEHPPVAESDEQFDARMALELGVVELTIGRLTPEQLVEFRILAEASGASVEGDHFTDAAAFTDTNAAFHEFLFRCCTNPVLLEAYNKLEVTRLMKQVLRDAQWIEEHIVDEHLQLVEAFEKGDKATARDLIVVHSQHAKETMRRAIATNAPAGASS, encoded by the coding sequence ATGGCTTATCAGGTGGCATTGAGCTTCGAGGACGGGGTCACCCGCTTCATCAAGGTCAATCCGAACGAGACCGTCGCCGACGCCTCGTACAAAGCGCGTATCAACATTCCGCTCGACTGCCGTGACGGCGCGTGCGGAACCTGCAAGGCCTTCTGCGAATCGGGCAGCTACGACGGCGGCGACTACATCGAGGACGCCCTCACCGACGAAGAGGCCGAGCAGGGTTACTGCCTACCGTGCCAGATGATGCCGGAATCCGATCTGGTGGTGCAGATCGCGAGCACCTCCGATGTCGCGAAGACCGCGGCCGCCTCGTACAGCGCGACCATCACGGATCTGCGCCGTTACTCCGAGAGCGTCGTCGGGTTCACGGTCGAGATCGACAACCGTGACGATCTGGTGTTCCTGCCCGGGCAGTACGTCAACATCGGTGTGCCCGGCAGCGACGACGGCACCGGTAAGCCGGCGACCCGCTCGTACTCGTTCAGCACCGGCCCGCACGAGAATTCGCTCGCGTTCCTGGTGAAGATCACCGAGGGTGGTCTGATGTCCGAGTACCTGCGCGACCGCGCGCAGGTCGGCGACACCCTCGAGTTCACCGGCCCGTTCGGCAGCTTCTTCCTGCGCGAGCGCAAGCGCCCGTCGCTGCTGCTCGCCGGCGGTACCGGCCTGGCGCCGCTGCTGTCGATCCTGTCGAAGATCGAGGCCGACGGTTCGGACCAGCCGGTGCACCTGATCTACGGTGTCACCTTCGACCACGACCTCGTCGAACTCGACACGCTCGAGGCGTACGCGAAGCGGCTGCCGAACTTCACGTTCGACTACTGCGTCGCCGACGAGGCGTCGTCCGCCCCGAACAAGGGGTATGTGACGGGTCTGTTCGAGCCGTCGCATCTCAACGACGGCGATGTGGACATCTACCTGTGCGGCCCGCCGCCCATGGTGGAGGCAGTGCGTAACCACCTGTCGGACAACGGCATCACTCCGACGAACTTCTACTTCGAGAAGTTCAACACCTCCGCCACCCCGGGCGGGGCCACCGCACCCGCTGCCACCGACGCCGAGAAGGCCGCAGCGGAGAAGGCTGCCGCCGAGACCGGTCGTCCGGTGGTGCTCGAGAACCCCGAGCCCGGCAACTACGAGATCGGCGAGGAGCACCCGCCCGTCGCCGAATCGGACGAGCAGTTCGACGCCCGCATGGCCCTCGAACTCGGCGTCGTCGAACTCACGATCGGCCGGCTCACGCCGGAGCAGCTCGTCGAGTTCCGCATCCTCGCCGAGGCGTCCGGCGCCTCGGTCGAAGGCGACCACTTCACCGACGCCGCGGCGTTCACCGACACCAACGCGGCCTTCCACGAGTTCCTCTTCCGCTGCTGCACCAACCCGGTGCTGCTCGAGGCCTACAACAAGCTCGAGGTCACCCGGTTGATGAAGCAGGTCCTGCGCGACGCGCAGTGGATCGAGGAGCACATCGTCGACGAGCACCTGCAGCTGGTCGAGGCGTTCGAGAAGGGCGACAAGGCCACCGCGCGCGACCTGATCGTCGTCCACTCCCAGCACGCCAAGGAGACGATGCGCCGTGCCATCGCCACCAACGCCCCGGCAGGTGCCTCTTCATGA